The Gopherus flavomarginatus isolate rGopFla2 chromosome 25, rGopFla2.mat.asm, whole genome shotgun sequence genome has a segment encoding these proteins:
- the LOC127040600 gene encoding myosin light chain kinase, smooth muscle-like, whose protein sequence is MSQGEDGRNKEAFEYHDVTINTVEKASDLYTQLEKLGAGKFGMVYKLQEKATGKIQAGKYFRTRTPQEREAACREVELMNLLHHPRLVQCLAAFQSQAELVMVMEYVAGGELFERIVDDDFEHTEPTSIQYMRQILEGIQYVHRQSIVHLDLKPENIVCVSMSSHWIKIIDFGLARRLDPNSPVKVMHGTAEFMAPEVIAFEPVGFTTDMWSIGVICYILLSGDSPFQGNSDMETLHNITAAQWEFDEETFSEISQEAKDFISQLLQKDSRCRLPSDQALAHPWLRKTEQSDTKVLSKERMRRFLARQKWQKTGNAVVALRRMSRLAHKLDDSVTTPSAREKGELGHSQEEDQSFTFLPQQIDQGPSLEPLKDQVAVEGSSTCLQWHIEGFPHPEVTWLWNDAPVQECPQLPIDYEENGSCSLAIARLSVEDTGHCVCSAGGEVEYGAGLMVQRCSNMQTLNAEEGPGTDQQ, encoded by the exons TGGGAAGTTCGGGATGGTTTACAAGCTGCAGGAGAAGGCCACTGGGAAGATCCAGGCGGGGAAATACTTCCGGACGCGGACACCCCAGGAGCGGGAGGCAGCCTGCAGGGAGGTGGAGCTGATGAACCTGCTGCATCACCCCAGGCTGGTGCAGTGCCTTGCAGCCTTCCAGAGCCAGGCGGAGCTGGTGATGGTGATGGAATA CGTCGCGGGCGGGGAGCTCTTTGAGAGGATTGTGGATGACGACTTCGAGCACACGGAGCCCACCAGCATTCAGTACATGAGGCAGATCCTGGAGGGGATCCAGTACGTCCATCGCCAGAGCATCGTCCACCTGGACCTCAAACCCGAGAACATCGTCTGCGTCAGCATGAGCAGCCACTGGATCAAAATCATCGACTTCGGTCTGGCACGGAGACTGG ATCCAAACAGCCCCGTGAAGGTGATGCACGGCACCGCGGAGTTCATGGCCCCGGAAGTGATCGCCTTTGAGCCGGTGGGATTCACCACGGACATGTGGAGCATCGGAGTGATCTGCTACATCCT GCTGAGTGGGGACTCTCCCTTCCAGGGGAACAGTGACATGGAGACGCTGCACAACATCACGGCTGCCCAGTGGGAGTTTGACGAGGAGACCTTTTCAGAGATCTCTCAGGAGGCCAAGGACTTCATCAGCCAGCTACTGCAGAAAGACAGCCG CTGCCGGCTGCCCAGCGACCAAGCCCTGGCGCACCCCTGGCTGCGGAAGACTGAGCAGAGCGACACGAAGGTTTTGTCCAAGGAGAGGATGAGGCGATTCCTGGCCCGCCAGAAATGGCAG AAAACAGGCAACGCCGTGGTGGCCCTGCGGAGAATGTCCCGGCTGGCCCACAAGCTGGATGACTCCGTGACCACCCCCAGTGCCCGGGAGAAGGGAG AGCTGGGCCACAGCCAGGAAGAGGATCAGAGCTTCACCTTCCTGCCTCAGCAGATCGACCAGGGTCCCAGCTTGGAGCCACTGAAGGACCAAGTGGCAGTGGAAGGCAGCAGTACCTGCCTCCAGTGGCACATTGAAG GTTTTCCCCACCCGGAGGTGACGTGGCTCTGGAATGATGCCCCTGTCCAGGAATGTCCTCAGCTTCCCATCGACTACGAGGAGAATGGAAGCTGCTCCCTTGCCATCGCGAGGCTCTCGGTGGAGGACACGGGGCACTGCGTGTGCAGTGCGGGAGGGGAGGTGGAATACGGTGCCGGGCTGATGGTACAGAGATGTAGCAACATGCAGACGCTAAACGCAGAAGAGGGCCCTGGAACTGACCAGCAGTGA